In the genome of Hymenobacter cellulosivorans, one region contains:
- a CDS encoding arginase family protein: MPTFLRELIRPATELPQADVCLVGLPLDFGTVLEGGRAGAVHAPDAIRRELRRYHKTYNLEHNVDLSGLRIADAGNLGLHEPDHTANHATIRQRLGELLAQYPRVVVLGGSHDGTYSTVRGLFDATGSQPVGGINLDAHADVKDKPAVISSGTPFGKLLRENVLAGPRFTELGLHSNLNTKEDIDFLHQQHATIVPLAHVQQNGMPLFMERALQRAIAQGPAFVSFDIDGCAEAFAPAVSAPSADGFTPRQAVEAAFLAGCQTQVRLFEVVELNPVFDRDNQTARLAATIITAFLTGVAKEK, translated from the coding sequence ATGCCCACGTTTTTGCGCGAATTAATCCGCCCCGCCACCGAGCTGCCCCAAGCCGATGTCTGCCTGGTAGGTCTGCCCCTCGACTTTGGTACCGTGCTGGAAGGCGGCCGGGCCGGAGCCGTTCACGCCCCCGACGCCATTCGGCGGGAGCTACGCCGCTACCACAAAACCTACAACCTGGAGCACAACGTGGACCTTTCCGGCCTGCGTATCGCCGATGCCGGCAACCTGGGCTTGCACGAGCCGGACCATACCGCGAACCACGCCACCATCCGGCAGCGCCTGGGCGAGCTGCTGGCGCAGTACCCGCGGGTCGTGGTGCTAGGCGGAAGCCACGATGGCACCTACAGCACCGTGCGCGGCCTTTTCGACGCCACCGGCTCCCAGCCCGTGGGCGGCATCAACCTCGATGCCCACGCCGACGTGAAAGACAAGCCCGCCGTTATCAGCAGCGGCACACCCTTCGGCAAGCTCCTGCGGGAAAACGTGCTGGCCGGCCCGCGCTTCACCGAGCTGGGGCTGCATTCCAACCTCAATACCAAGGAAGATATCGACTTTCTGCACCAGCAGCACGCTACCATTGTGCCCCTGGCCCACGTGCAGCAAAATGGCATGCCGCTGTTTATGGAGCGGGCCCTGCAGCGGGCTATTGCCCAGGGGCCGGCCTTCGTCAGCTTCGACATTGATGGGTGCGCCGAAGCCTTTGCCCCGGCCGTGTCGGCGCCCAGCGCCGATGGATTTACGCCCCGACAGGCTGTGGAAGCGGCTTTTTTGGCCGGCTGCCAAACTCAGGTGCGCTTATTCGAAGTAGTAGAGCTGAACCCGGTGTTTGACCGCGACAACCAGACGGCTCGCCTGGCTGCTACCATCATTACTGCGTTCCTGACCGGCGTGGCGAAAGAAAAGTAG
- a CDS encoding DUF4097 family beta strand repeat-containing protein — protein sequence MKKLLPILWLSAASLTATAQTAPTFTSTCSDGKYYNSGQERYCETRDLVVAAPKSGPLVVDGQQNGSISVKSWAGKDVRVRARVTTWGPDEAAAKAKSADVQISTINSRLQANGPTTEGETTWAVSYEIFVPEKMALDLKTHNGSISLKDVRGPVTFAALNGSVTVSGSGGDVKGRTQNGSLNITLAGKKWEGKGLDLTTQNGSIRWKLPADYSAQLISSTVNGRVDTDFGNSVSGKIGRDIAVRLGKGGVPVKAVTTNGGISVRRAE from the coding sequence ATGAAAAAGCTCCTACCCATCCTCTGGCTCAGCGCCGCTTCCCTGACGGCCACTGCCCAAACGGCCCCCACGTTCACCTCCACTTGCAGCGACGGTAAGTACTACAACAGCGGGCAGGAGCGGTACTGCGAAACCCGTGACCTGGTAGTGGCCGCGCCGAAATCGGGGCCGCTGGTAGTGGATGGGCAGCAGAACGGCAGCATCAGCGTGAAAAGCTGGGCCGGCAAGGATGTACGGGTGCGGGCCCGCGTCACGACCTGGGGCCCCGATGAAGCCGCTGCCAAGGCCAAGTCGGCCGACGTGCAGATTTCTACTATCAACAGCCGGTTACAGGCCAATGGTCCCACCACCGAGGGCGAAACCACCTGGGCCGTGAGCTACGAAATTTTCGTGCCCGAGAAAATGGCCCTTGACCTGAAAACCCACAACGGCAGCATCAGCCTCAAAGACGTGCGCGGCCCGGTGACTTTCGCGGCCCTGAACGGCTCGGTGACGGTCAGTGGCTCGGGCGGCGACGTGAAAGGCCGCACCCAGAACGGCTCGTTGAACATCACCCTGGCCGGCAAAAAGTGGGAAGGCAAAGGTCTGGACCTGACCACCCAAAACGGCTCCATTCGGTGGAAGCTGCCCGCCGACTACTCTGCCCAGCTCATCAGCAGCACCGTCAACGGCAGAGTCGATACCGACTTTGGCAACTCCGTGTCGGGCAAAATCGGGCGCGACATTGCCGTGCGCCTGGGCAAAGGCGGGGTGCCGGTAAAGGCCGTGACTACCAACGGCGGCATTTCGGTGCGCCGCGCCGAGTAA